The following are from one region of the Stanieria sp. NIES-3757 genome:
- a CDS encoding putative nonspecific acid phosphatase has product MKLDKIFNGKPVLVRQLGIVEPFNVGAGKPINIQLYIGRPPILTGGNSNGDIEMMEFAAASGKPFLNLLVHHDDGDREYAYDRSAERALVMAKERNWNIISMKRDWLRIFPFKERNS; this is encoded by the coding sequence TTGAAATTAGACAAGATATTTAATGGTAAACCAGTACTGGTCAGACAATTAGGCATCGTCGAACCCTTTAACGTTGGCGCTGGTAAGCCGATTAATATTCAGCTTTATATTGGCAGACCGCCCATTCTGACAGGGGGCAACAGCAATGGTGACATCGAAATGATGGAATTTGCCGCAGCCAGTGGCAAACCGTTTTTAAACCTACTGGTGCATCACGACGACGGTGATCGCGAATACGCCTACGATCGCAGTGCCGAACGAGCGTTAGTAATGGCAAAAGAGCGTAACTGGAACATCATCAGCATGAAACGAGACTGGTTACGAATTTTTCCTTTTAAAGAAAGAAATAGTTAA
- a CDS encoding CemA family protein: protein MNLGNLTNRLNQWLARRQQRVLEEAYQSARVISELETQYFNGEKIASSHDRSKTVYDYVRSLRDRQLLNIRSNLIQFGAGNFLFNHQHANQESLDPSGNSEFQSDEIIQKLNYIESVIAKYREDNFPDAELLNSKDTIPTNEIPDRADADPAKSEGTIASVIDPPIIEADSHAKQSRSLFRKLTPFRSEVREAEYERQAVINIRLRRQQNQIATRFLIIIILVPLLTQILAKHLLFDPILGNYSDRNPEQIQLTQAIRKKFDEELRLVNARLDVENLLGIIPELTPELKREKLKEAAVELWQESRNEALNGLKNLLADGVALVVFVVLVYFGRNKIAILRIAANRSFLNLYDPVKVFLFILFTDMFVGFHSAEGWEVILESIAEHFGIPANETFIKGFIATVPVFLDSWLKFWIFTYLTRFSPASSAIYERMNT, encoded by the coding sequence ATGAATCTGGGAAATCTTACCAACCGTTTAAATCAGTGGCTCGCTCGTCGCCAACAGCGAGTGCTTGAAGAAGCCTATCAGAGCGCACGGGTAATTTCGGAACTAGAAACTCAGTATTTTAATGGAGAGAAAATTGCCTCCAGTCACGATCGCAGTAAAACAGTATACGACTATGTTCGGAGTTTACGCGATCGCCAACTACTCAATATTCGCTCTAACCTGATTCAGTTCGGTGCTGGGAATTTTCTTTTCAATCACCAACATGCTAACCAGGAGTCGCTCGATCCTTCAGGGAATTCAGAATTTCAAAGCGATGAAATTATTCAAAAACTAAACTACATTGAATCTGTTATTGCCAAGTATCGAGAAGATAACTTTCCCGATGCCGAATTACTTAACTCAAAAGATACAATTCCTACTAACGAAATTCCCGATCGAGCCGATGCAGACCCTGCTAAATCTGAGGGAACGATAGCCTCAGTCATCGATCCGCCAATTATCGAAGCTGATTCTCACGCGAAACAATCGCGGTCTTTATTCAGAAAGCTAACACCCTTTCGTTCTGAGGTTCGAGAAGCGGAATACGAGCGACAAGCAGTGATTAATATTCGTCTCCGCCGCCAACAGAACCAAATTGCTACTCGGTTTTTAATTATTATTATTCTGGTTCCGTTGTTGACTCAGATTTTGGCAAAACATTTATTATTCGACCCTATTTTAGGTAACTATAGCGATCGCAATCCCGAACAGATCCAACTTACTCAGGCAATCCGGAAAAAATTTGACGAGGAGTTACGTTTGGTAAACGCTCGACTCGATGTCGAAAATTTGTTGGGAATAATACCGGAACTAACTCCAGAGCTCAAAAGGGAAAAACTTAAAGAAGCTGCCGTCGAGCTTTGGCAGGAGTCGCGAAACGAAGCATTAAATGGATTAAAGAATCTATTAGCTGACGGAGTAGCTTTAGTAGTTTTCGTAGTACTGGTTTATTTTGGGCGTAACAAAATCGCTATTTTACGCATTGCAGCCAATCGCTCATTTCTCAATTTATACGATCCAGTCAAAGTTTTTCTCTTTATTTTATTTACGGATATGTTTGTTGGCTTCCATTCAGCAGAAGGATGGGAAGTTATTTTAGAAAGTATTGCCGAACACTTTGGCATTCCGGCTAATGAGACATTTATTAAAGGATTTATTGCCACAGTGCCTGTTTTTCTGGATTCCTGGCTCAAATTTTGGATTTTTACCTATCTAACTCGTTTCTCACCCGCTTCTTCAGCAATTTACGAACGCATGAATACATGA
- a CDS encoding DegT/DnrJ/EryC1/StrS aminotransferase family protein has product MALHKNIQTVCIDEAVGRRVARLSGLSLTGSIGLAAGFSFYPNKNLGAFGSGGMVVTNNLAIADKIHSLRNYGAPRKYFHSELGTNSRLDTLQAAILNIKLPYLFEWNLTINKATQVYGLALQPLETQQVVPIKNYSQFCHVYHLYVMESLVFLLLLILVGASGKNGKYCPIKVIF; this is encoded by the coding sequence TTGGCTTTGCATAAAAATATTCAAACTGTTTGTATTGATGAAGCGGTTGGCAGAAGAGTTGCACGTCTTAGTGGTTTGTCTTTGACGGGTTCGATTGGACTAGCAGCAGGATTTAGTTTCTATCCTAATAAAAATCTTGGTGCTTTTGGTAGTGGTGGCATGGTTGTAACTAATAATCTAGCGATCGCTGACAAAATACATAGTCTTCGTAATTATGGCGCACCTCGCAAATATTTCCATAGCGAGTTAGGAACTAATAGTCGTCTTGATACTTTACAAGCAGCTATTCTTAACATCAAATTACCGTATTTATTTGAATGGAATTTAACCATAAATAAAGCTACTCAAGTTTACGGTCTCGCTCTTCAACCATTAGAAACTCAACAAGTTGTTCCGATTAAAAATTACAGTCAATTTTGTCATGTTTATCATCTTTATGTGATGGAATCATTGGTATTCCTTTTGCTATTGATATTAGTTGGAGCAAGCGGAAAAAATGGAAAATATTGCCCGATCAAAGTCATCTTTTAG
- a CDS encoding hypothetical protein (protein of unknown function DUF790): MLPSELLIYRQNGETVVPKKLAIDDRTCGLATEQIDCFTECLGKTQGELNQKLLELEGNSPEYRVKRGLAQLLRNHFSTFEIISPIEPQTLRQKVFAQAAKNYPIPRQRNQTIEAIAHNLTQELKRRVTLEEIETGLYADLQENRILTQFDPPIPEALIHRYNLAQVQGIFYRASNIVINAHRNDPGEYKLLFRYLKLFQLMAYIEGDADTGFTITIDGPASLFKASTRYGLALAKMIPALLHVSKWSLQAKLQQRDPYSGNTRTGRFSLSSDRDQLVTHYPPGKPYDSMLETSFANSWAKMKTEWRLEREVDLVPLPGSVMIPDFRLVHPDGRNFLLEIVGYWRPEYLKKKFSQVRRADADNLILAVSERLNLEKAGVKFSELPNRLIWFKDKLSPKAVLEVLE, from the coding sequence ATGTTACCTTCAGAACTCTTGATTTACCGTCAAAATGGGGAAACAGTAGTCCCCAAAAAATTAGCAATTGATGACAGAACTTGTGGTCTGGCAACAGAACAAATTGATTGTTTTACCGAATGTCTTGGTAAAACCCAAGGAGAACTTAATCAGAAATTATTAGAATTAGAAGGAAATAGTCCCGAATATCGAGTTAAACGAGGATTAGCTCAACTTTTACGCAATCATTTCTCTACTTTTGAAATTATTAGTCCGATTGAACCTCAAACCCTCAGACAAAAAGTATTTGCTCAAGCGGCTAAAAATTATCCCATTCCCCGCCAACGAAATCAAACCATTGAAGCGATCGCTCATAATTTAACTCAGGAATTAAAACGTCGAGTTACCCTTGAAGAAATTGAAACGGGTTTATATGCCGATCTTCAAGAAAATCGGATTTTAACCCAATTCGATCCACCTATTCCCGAAGCCTTAATTCATCGCTACAATTTGGCTCAGGTGCAAGGAATATTTTATCGCGCTAGTAATATTGTGATTAATGCTCATCGTAACGATCCAGGCGAATATAAACTGCTGTTTCGTTATCTCAAATTGTTTCAGTTAATGGCATATATTGAAGGAGATGCCGATACTGGTTTTACCATTACTATTGATGGCCCCGCTAGTTTATTTAAAGCTAGTACTCGTTATGGATTAGCTCTAGCCAAAATGATACCTGCTTTGCTCCATGTCAGTAAATGGAGTTTGCAAGCAAAATTACAACAGCGAGATCCCTATTCGGGTAATACTAGAACGGGCAGATTTAGTTTAAGTAGCGATCGCGATCAATTAGTTACCCATTATCCTCCTGGTAAACCCTACGACAGTATGCTAGAAACTTCTTTTGCCAACAGTTGGGCAAAAATGAAAACGGAATGGAGACTAGAAAGAGAAGTAGATTTAGTACCTCTACCTGGTAGCGTGATGATTCCCGATTTTCGTTTAGTCCATCCCGATGGTAGAAATTTTTTATTAGAAATAGTAGGTTATTGGCGACCAGAATATTTAAAGAAAAAGTTTTCTCAAGTTCGTCGTGCCGATGCCGATAATTTGATTTTAGCTGTCTCAGAAAGATTGAATTTAGAAAAAGCAGGAGTTAAATTTAGTGAATTACCTAATCGATTAATTTGGTTTAAAGATAAATTATCTCCTAAAGCCGTTTTAGAAGTATTGGAGTAA